The window GCGGCAACGCCCCGGATCGGGTCCGGGGCAGGCTCTTGCCTTCGGCTAATACTTTTGTTAGAATCCGTTCAACATCTCAACAGCATTGAAGACCCCGCCCGTCTCTTAGGGGCTCTCCCAACTTTAAGGAATGTTTCGTCATCTTGAGTTCGCTCGCTGGTCTGGCATAGGTACCGGCGAATGCGCTCGCTGAAAATGGTCGTCCTGATGCGCTTCTGAAGCCATGCATGGCGTTAAAGCCTGGCAGCAGACACCAAAAACGGAAACCCGTCAATTCAGCTGATGTCTGCCATTGGAGGCAGGCACAATGGGGAGCTTTCCCCCGAAGTTCACACCTCCCGGTTAACCGGGATCTTCGACATGCCGGTCAGAAATCCCGTATGCGGGGGCGTACCACAAAGGCATCCAGGTGGGCGCGGCAAAGCCGCATCGCTGATGCTCGCATTTCGCCCAAGGGAGCCTGGAGCCGCAGTTGAACCCGAGGTGACTTTATGAACGAGGAAATTTTCTTTCGCAGCATTTACGAGCATATGGGAGTTCCGATCTTCGTCTTACAGGTTGATGTGGACGGTGATTTCGTTTTCGGCGGCCTCAACCCGGCCTGCGAGAAAGCCACCGGCCTTCGTAATGAGGACGTAGCCGGCAAGCGCCCCGAAGAAATCTCCGGCCTTCCCCAAGAAAACGCCGCAGCGCTGCGGGCGAACTGCCAGCGCTGCCTGGAGACCAACGAAGCCATCCAGTGCGAAGCGCCATTCGTTGGGCGCACCCAGGAAGCCTGGTGGCTGACGCGGCTTTCGGCGGTACGAGACGAGGCAGGAAAGATCGTCCAGATTATCGGTTCTTCGGTAGACATTACGGACCTGAAGCGGGCAGAGGATGCCCTGCGGGAGAGCGAAAGAAAGTATCGGGATTTGATCGATGGAATGAATGAGACTGTCTGGGTGATTGATTTTGATACGACGATTCTGGATGTCAACAATGCCGCCGCCAAAGTCTTGGGTTACACGCGGGAAGAGCTTCTATCTGCCAAGATTTCTGATATTGACGATAACCTGACGCCCGAACAGATACAAGACCTGGCCCGTTCCATGCCAAGAGATAAAATCCAGGTATTTAAAACATGGCACGAAACAAAGGATGGAAGGCGACTACCAGTGGAGGTCAGTTCCAGTCTGGTATCATACGGGGGGAGAACTGTTATTCTGAGCATCGCAAGGGACATGACTGAACGCAAAAGGGCGGAAGGGGAATTGATGGATGCCCACAAGCAACTTGAGCGATCGCTGATGTTTAACGAAGCTTTGTTATCGGCAATTCCCACGCCAGTATTTTATAAGGACAAAGAAGGTCGGTATCTGGGATGCAACCAAGCCTTCTCTGAGTTTACCGGGGCCAGTGCTGATCAGATAAAGGGAAAAACGGTTATGGAGCTCTGGCCAAGTGAAAATGCGGAGATATATCACCAAAGGGACTTGGAGCTGATGCACAATCCCGAGCTGCAGACTTATGAGTTCATCGCACGAGATAAAAACGGAATAGACCGCCCCGTCATCTTTGCCAAGAACGTATTTCGTGATGAAAGCAAACACGTGGCAGGGATCGTGGGCACGTTCGTTGACATCGCCGAGAGAAAGCGCGCGGAGCAAGAACGTCTGGTGCATCTCGGATTCCTTGAATCCATGGATCGAATCAATCGGGCGATACAAGGGACGAGTAACCCTGAACAGATGATGAGCGATGTGCTCGACGTGGTGCTTTCGATCTTTGAGTGCGACCGGGCGTTTCTGATGTATCCGTGCGATCCTGGGGCAACCGCATGGCGAGTGCCGAAGGAGCGGAACAAGCCGGAATATCCGGGCGTTCTCGCGCTGGGACTTGAAATGCCAATGGACCCGGATGTTGCGGAGACGCTGCGTATCTTGTTGGCAAATGATGGTCCGGTGCAATTCGGTCCGGGGACTCGGAATGCACTGCCTGCAGCCGTGTCAGAAAGATTTGGCTTTAAATGTTTCATGTCCATGGCAATTTACCCCAGAATAGGCAGTCCCTGGCAATTCGGGATCCATCAGTGCTCGTACGCCCGCATTTGGACAGCAGAGGACGAGCGACTCTTCAAGGAAATCGGCAGACGGCTGGCGGACGGCTTGGCCAGTCTGTTGACTTTTCGCGATTTGCGTTGCGCCAAAGAACTTTGGGAAAGAACGTTCGACGCGGTACCTGAGCTGGTTGCAGTCATTGATGACAGCTTTCACATTGTTCAGGCCAACAAGGCCATGGCCGATCGGCTGAATCTCCCGAACCAAGTCTGTATCGGAAAGACCTGTTATAAGGTCGTACACGGGACAGAGAAACCTCCTCCTTCCTGTCCCCATTTGCAATTATTGGCTGATGGGCTGGAACATAGTGTTGAGATGAGAGAAGAGCGTCTGGGCGGCGATTTTCTCATTAGCACATCCCCTCTTTTCGAATCTGATGGTCGGCTGATCGGCTGCGTGCATGTTGCCCGCGACATCACCAAGCGCAAGCGGATTAATAGTATCATGCAGGCCCGACTCTGTCTGTTGGAATTTGCCAACTCACACTCGATGGACGAATTTCTGACCGCAACGCTGGATGAAATGGAGGCGCTAACCGGCAGTTCGATTGGTTTCTATCATTTTCTCGATGCAGATCAAAAGACGCTCTCATTGCAGAGTTGGTCGACGAATACGCTAGAGAACATGTGCACGGCCACGGGAAGAGGCAGCCATTATGATGTTGCCCAGGCGGGTGTATGGGTGGATTGTGTACATGAACGTCGTGCTGTTATTCACAACGACTATGCCTCTCTACCTCATCGCAAAGGGATGCCTGAGGGCCATGCACCGGTCACTAGAGAAGTAGTTGTCCCGATTTTCAGAGGCAACCTGATAAAGGCGATTGTGGGCGTGGGCAACAAACCTACCAATTATGATGAAGGCGATGTGGACATCCTATCACAATTGGGTGACCTGTCTTGGGATATTGTCGAACGCATGCAGACGGAAGAGGCCCTGAAGGAGAGCGAAGAACGCTATCGCCTGCTCTTCCAGCGTTCGCCAGTAGGCGTGTTCCACTATGACATGCAGCTTCACATCACTGACTGCAACGACCGCTTTGTAGCCATTCTCCAATCCAGCCGGGACCGATTGGTGGGCCTGGATATGAAAACGCTGCGAGACCAGAGTGTGCTTTCCGCTCTGCGTCAGGCGGCGGAGGGAAAGGAGGGCTCTTACGAAGGCTTTTATCGTGCCACCACCAGTTCTGCGGAAATCTGGATTTCCATGCGCACTGCTCCTTTGGTTGACCTACAGGGCCAGGTCAAAGGCGGCATAGGGATAGTCGAAGATATCACCGAGCGCAGGCAAGCGGAGGATGCCCTGAGGCGTTCGGAAAATGAAAAGGCAATTCTGAATCAGATTGCGAGCATCTTTCTCACGATTCCTGACGAAGCGATGTACGGAGAAGTGTTGGCGGTTGTCCTTCAAGTGATGAAAAGCAACTTCGGTATCTTTGGATATATAGGGGAAGATGGAGACCTTGTCATGCCCAGTTTGACCAGAGAGATCTGGAGTGAGTGCCAGGTTCCCAGCAAGTCCATCGTCTTTCCAACGGATTCCTGGGGAACCAGCCTCTGGGGGAGAGCGATCAGGGAGAAAAAGGCCTTCTGTTCGAATGGACCTTTTCGCACGCCTGAGGGGCACATCCACATTGATCATTTCCTCACAGTGCCGATCGTTTATGGTCAGGAGACCATCGGGCTGATTTCCGTGGCCAACAAGGAAGGGGGATACGCCAAGGAGGACAAGGATTTCCTGGAGCGCATTGTATCCAGGGTTTCACCGATCCTTAATGCCAGATTGCAGAGAGACGCCCAGGAGCGGAGGCGCAGGGCCGCGGAGAGAAATCTGAGGGAATCGGAAGAGAAATACCGCTTGTTAATTACGAATGCCGGTGAGGCCATCTTCATTATCCAGGATGATGCCGTGAAATTTCCGAACCCTAAGGCCTTGGAAATGTCGGGTTATTCCACTGAAGAATTGGCCGGCATTCCTTTCATTGATCTTGTCCATCCTTCAGATAAAGAGGCGGTTCTTGAAGGATATTTGAAGCTGCTGGAAGGAAAGCAGCCCGAACCATTCCCGTTCAGGATCATAGACAAGAAGGGCAAGGAGAGGTGGGTTCAGCTCACCACGGCCCCGATTATTTGGGAGAAGAAACCGGGCATTCTCTGTTTTCTGAGGGATGTTACCGATGAGAAGAAGCTGGAAGCCCAGCTCACGCAAGCCCAGAAAACGGAGGCATTGGGACGGCTCGCAGGCGGCGTGGCACACGACTTCAACAATATGCTCACAGTGATCATCGGTAATGCGGAAATGGCGCTCATGGATGTCGCCTCCTCGGATCCGCTCTATGCCCGGCTTCAGAAAGTCGACAACGCCGCCCGTCGGTCAGCCGACCTCACCCGGCAACTGCTGGCCTTTGCGCGCAAACAGACCATCTCTCCAAAGGTTCTAAACCTGAACGACACCGTTTCAAGCATGCTCGAGATGCTGCGGCGGCTCATCGGCGAGGACATTGATCTGGCCTGGCGGCCATGGGCGGAGTTGTGGCCCGTCAAGATAGATCCAAGCCAGATCGATCAGGTGCTGGCAAACCTGTGCGTCAACGCCCGCGACGCCATCGCTGGAGTGGGCAAGGTCACTGTTGAAACGGGAAATATTGCCTTTGACGAGGACTATTGCGCCACTCACCCGGATTCTATCCCCGGTGAGTATGTCCTCCTTGCTGTGAGCGATGACGGCTGCGGCATGGACCAAGAAACACAAGCGCATCTGTTTGAACCCTTCTTCACCACTAAGAGCGTGGGCAAGGGCACTGGCCTGGGACTGGCCACCGTGTACGGCATCGTCAAGCAGAACGACGGCTTCATCAACGTATACAGCGAGCCGGGACAGGGAACGACATTCAAGATCTATTTTCCCCGGCACAAGGCCGAACCCGCGGGACCCCTGGTGGAAACCGCAGCGGAAACACCCCATGGAGGAAGGGAAACGGTGTTGATGGTCGAGGACGAAGAGGCGATTGTGGACATCGGCAAGAGTATCCTTGAAAAATTGGGATATACGGTGTTGATGGCCAAGACACCAGGAGAGGCGATACGTCTGGCCGAAATGGATACTGGTGACATTCGCCTGCTGATTACCGATGTGGTGATGCCGGAGATGAACGGTCACGACCTGGCGGAACGGCTCGCTTCTATCAAGCCGGGCCTCAAATGCCTGTACATGTCCGGCTATACAGCCAACGTAATTGCCCATCGGGGGATCTTGGAGGCGGGCGTTTATTTTATCCAGAAGCCGTTTTCGATGATGGACCTGGCAGCCAAAGTGCGCGAGGTGCTCGATCAGAAATCGGCCGATAGCAATCGGGAACGGGGTAACCGTCATGGGTGAAGAAAGTAAATCAATTCACGAATTTGATTTCAAATTAATCTGCGAATATTTCTCAAGCATAGAACGACAAGGGCCCGGCAGCCCTGAAGTAACCATTAAGGCCTTGAGCTTTATCGATAATCTGACAAATGAATCCCGCATCGCTGACATTGGTTGTGGAACCGGCGGTCAGACAATGGTAATGGCGTATCATACACCGGGATGTATTACCGGTATCGATTTGTTTCCCACGTTTATAGATCTCTTTAACACCAA is drawn from Deltaproteobacteria bacterium and contains these coding sequences:
- a CDS encoding PAS domain S-box protein, with the protein product MNEEIFFRSIYEHMGVPIFVLQVDVDGDFVFGGLNPACEKATGLRNEDVAGKRPEEISGLPQENAAALRANCQRCLETNEAIQCEAPFVGRTQEAWWLTRLSAVRDEAGKIVQIIGSSVDITDLKRAEDALRESERKYRDLIDGMNETVWVIDFDTTILDVNNAAAKVLGYTREELLSAKISDIDDNLTPEQIQDLARSMPRDKIQVFKTWHETKDGRRLPVEVSSSLVSYGGRTVILSIARDMTERKRAEGELMDAHKQLERSLMFNEALLSAIPTPVFYKDKEGRYLGCNQAFSEFTGASADQIKGKTVMELWPSENAEIYHQRDLELMHNPELQTYEFIARDKNGIDRPVIFAKNVFRDESKHVAGIVGTFVDIAERKRAEQERLVHLGFLESMDRINRAIQGTSNPEQMMSDVLDVVLSIFECDRAFLMYPCDPGATAWRVPKERNKPEYPGVLALGLEMPMDPDVAETLRILLANDGPVQFGPGTRNALPAAVSERFGFKCFMSMAIYPRIGSPWQFGIHQCSYARIWTAEDERLFKEIGRRLADGLASLLTFRDLRCAKELWERTFDAVPELVAVIDDSFHIVQANKAMADRLNLPNQVCIGKTCYKVVHGTEKPPPSCPHLQLLADGLEHSVEMREERLGGDFLISTSPLFESDGRLIGCVHVARDITKRKRINSIMQARLCLLEFANSHSMDEFLTATLDEMEALTGSSIGFYHFLDADQKTLSLQSWSTNTLENMCTATGRGSHYDVAQAGVWVDCVHERRAVIHNDYASLPHRKGMPEGHAPVTREVVVPIFRGNLIKAIVGVGNKPTNYDEGDVDILSQLGDLSWDIVERMQTEEALKESEERYRLLFQRSPVGVFHYDMQLHITDCNDRFVAILQSSRDRLVGLDMKTLRDQSVLSALRQAAEGKEGSYEGFYRATTSSAEIWISMRTAPLVDLQGQVKGGIGIVEDITERRQAEDALRRSENEKAILNQIASIFLTIPDEAMYGEVLAVVLQVMKSNFGIFGYIGEDGDLVMPSLTREIWSECQVPSKSIVFPTDSWGTSLWGRAIREKKAFCSNGPFRTPEGHIHIDHFLTVPIVYGQETIGLISVANKEGGYAKEDKDFLERIVSRVSPILNARLQRDAQERRRRAAERNLRESEEKYRLLITNAGEAIFIIQDDAVKFPNPKALEMSGYSTEELAGIPFIDLVHPSDKEAVLEGYLKLLEGKQPEPFPFRIIDKKGKERWVQLTTAPIIWEKKPGILCFLRDVTDEKKLEAQLTQAQKTEALGRLAGGVAHDFNNMLTVIIGNAEMALMDVASSDPLYARLQKVDNAARRSADLTRQLLAFARKQTISPKVLNLNDTVSSMLEMLRRLIGEDIDLAWRPWAELWPVKIDPSQIDQVLANLCVNARDAIAGVGKVTVETGNIAFDEDYCATHPDSIPGEYVLLAVSDDGCGMDQETQAHLFEPFFTTKSVGKGTGLGLATVYGIVKQNDGFINVYSEPGQGTTFKIYFPRHKAEPAGPLVETAAETPHGGRETVLMVEDEEAIVDIGKSILEKLGYTVLMAKTPGEAIRLAEMDTGDIRLLITDVVMPEMNGHDLAERLASIKPGLKCLYMSGYTANVIAHRGILEAGVYFIQKPFSMMDLAAKVREVLDQKSADSNRERGNRHG